A stretch of the Elephas maximus indicus isolate mEleMax1 chromosome 3, mEleMax1 primary haplotype, whole genome shotgun sequence genome encodes the following:
- the LOC126074021 gene encoding zinc finger protein 501-like → MFKRTPTALNSSECCECGKSFIDHSSLKHHMKSHSGCNTYQYKKCKEACSCPSDLSTSVRTLREEKPYKCKVTTLNGEKPYECNKCREDFCSSSSFQTHVRGCKRECKEHWKTFPSSCLLHKKFHSRDMPYECKSCGKGFSHSSSLTICIRNHNGQRPYECKECGKAFGKSSTLTSHIRVHTGEKPYGCKECGKAFSSSSSLTRHTRIHNGERPYECNQCGKAFSCSSSLTTHTRTHSGERPYECKECGKAFSDYSSLTQHIRTHNGERPYECKECGKAFNCSSALTKHLRTHSGVRPYECKECGKAFSQSSALTSHIRVHTGEKPYGCTECGKAFSHFSALAVHTRVHTGEKPYECKECGKGFSHLSVLTTHIRVHTGERPYECKECRKAFSRSSSLTFHMKTHRKAL, encoded by the coding sequence ATGTTCAAAAGAACTCCTACAGCTTTAAATTCTTCTGAATGCTGTGAGTGTGGAAAGTCCTTCATCGATCACTCATCACTTAAGCATCATATGAAGTCTCACTCTGGTTGCAATACTTATCAATATAAGAAATGTAAAGAAGCCTGCAGTTGTCCCTCTGACCTAAGCACTTCTGTAAGAACTCTTAGAGAAGAGAAACCCTATAAATGTAAGGTGACAACACTcaatggagagaaaccctatgaatgtaacaAATGTAGGGAAGATTTCTGTAGTTCCTCTTCCTTTCAGACACATGTGAGAGGTTGTAAGCGTGAATGCAAAGAACATTGGAAAACCTTTCCCTCATCATGCCTTTTACATAAAAAATTTCATAGTAGAGATATGCCTTATGAATGTAAATCATGTGGGAAAGGCTTCAGTCATTCCTCATCCCTCACTATATGTATAAGAAATCACAATGgacagaggccttatgaatgtaaggaatgtgggaaagcttttgGTAAGTCCTCAACCCTCACTTCACATATAAGAgttcacactggagagaagccttatggatgtaaggaatgtgggaaagcctttagtagtTCGTCATCCCTCACTAGACACACAAGAATTCAcaatggagagaggccttatgaatgtaaccAGTGTGGGAAAGCTTTTAGCTGTTCCTCATCCCTCACGACACAcacaagaactcacagtggagagaggccttatgaatgtaaggaatgtggaaaagcctttagcGATTATTCATCCCTCACtcaacatataagaactcacaatggagagaggccttatgaatgtaaggagtgtgggaaagcctttaattGTTCCTCAGCCCTCACTAAACatttaagaactcacagtggagtaaggccttatgaatgtaaggaatgtgggaaagcctttagtcaatCCTCAGCCCTCACTTCACATATAAGGgttcacactggagagaagccttatggaTGTACAGAATGTGGAAAAGCGTTTAGTCATTTTTCAGCCCTCGCTGTACATACAAGAgttcacactggagagaagccttatgaatgtaaggaatgtggaaaaggaTTTAGTCATTTGTCAGTCCTCACTACACATATAAGAGTTCACACTGGAGAAAGgccctatgaatgtaaggaatgcagGAAAGCCTTTAGTCGCTCCTCATCCCTCACTTTTCATATGAAAACTCACAGGAAGGCCTTATGA